TGACTTGTAAAGAATctatccagagagaaaaaaagcgagGGAGATGGCCATTATCACAAGAGACAGCAGGAACACACTTGAGACCAGGATCAGCAACGATGTATGTGACTTAAGGGTCACTACCGTGGCTCAGCTCTTACAGCCGAGGAGGCACAGCCAACCCGTGGTGGCACTGAGTCCTCCTGGGTCCACGTGGGGTCCCGTCATCCTTCCTACTGACCGGCAGTACTCCAACCAGGCACTGCTGCTCAAACCGAGTTGGCATGAAGAAAAAACACACTGGCCATTCCTGATGCAGACCCTGGCTTCTCACTAATAATGGAATGGGGCAAGACCAGAGGTCAGCATACTTTTCTTAAAAGGTCAGAATGTGTACAGATTTTAGATGCTGTCAGCCacatggtctctgttgcaactactacTCAATTCTGCCACTGAAGCAGGAAAAAAGCCACAGACAATAGCTGTGGCTGGTGAGGGAGAGCGTATAGAGGACAGAAGGTAAGAGCTAGATGTTGAAACTCCTGGTTTCACAGACACAGACATGACTGTTTCCAATAAAACTATTTATGGGCAttggaatttgaattttatgtaattttcacatgtcttaaaataatactgttaagtttttcaaagtatttaaagTGCAAAACACTATTCTTAAACTGCTGTGCTAAGGATACAGAAGACTGGCAGAGGGTCAAATCTGGCCTCTCGCTGTAGGCCTGACCCTTGAGTAAGTCAAATTTCCTGGAGCAGAAATAAGGAGTATTTGAAAAGATGTCAACTTAGTGATCTATAAACCAGTGATTCCCTATCTTTTCACCAACAAATGTCAcaattctacacatggacttTCTTTACACTTCtaatattcaataaatagaaaaatatacaatgaTAAAAAGCTACTAAGCACTAAGCAATGtacataaatatgaattttattaacaGTCTTTACATACGTGGTAGTACAATATGCACAACATTATTTCTTCAATCTACAAAGTTTAATGTGCACAGAATGCACAGGCCTCCTTGCGGAATTCTCAATTGGGATTACTGGTCCAGATGCACACGATCATCAGTTTCAAGGACACAGCCAAGGAAGGCTTCTCGTTCTCTATTAACGGATGACCTTTGTAATCAAGACATGCCATCATCCATGGTCACAATGGCTCTAAGGCTGCCTGTAACCAGGGCAAAGAACTCTCCAGGGTGCCTGCTGAGTCTAATGGATAAAAAGTGAGTTTTAGGGGCTCCCTCAACAAACACCCTTCTCTGactcctccttcagggaatggCGGTGGTGGGTGGACTGtaatgggaggaaggagaggtaGTTTTAAGAGTTTGGTGGacggtgatttttttttttaactgaaagacaagaaagaaagagaaaaagaagatccTTATATTGCAAAACAGATTGGGGGATTTTTACTGGTATTAAATTGATATGACCTGggaaacagttttaaaaacaggaaCCATAGTTTCTGGCAATACGAAAACCCGCAATAATCAGGATTCTGATTCAGACCTTATTTTGATGTGACCATAAAGATACTAGAACTATACTAGAGTTCTATACTAGAACTCTGCAAAGCTGATGCCTCTAATAAAGACTAACCACATTGGTTCCTATTACTTCCCCAGAGGGAAGGTGGACTCAATCAGCCAAGTTACAAGTGGGGAAGTACTCACCTGAAACGGGTGAAGTGCAGACTGTTATCTGGAGATGTAAGTGTATGTTCTGGAGGGAGAACGGGTCTCATTCTGGGCACTGGGAGGCACATTTAAGAAATCCCAAATCAAAATTGTGTCATCGTGCGAGCTGCTGATGATCTGAAATTCATCAAACTGTAGCCGAAACACACGTCCAGAGTGTTCCTGGGAAACATATCAGCTTGATGAATAAAACGAGACCTTGACAATCCCTCCTATCACCAGGGAGCTGGCACAGGCTAAAAATACAGCTCCTTATCCAGGTTTCCTAAATAAGTCTCCAGAGCTTACTGAGCTTTGCCCTTCACCCAAGGAACACATATTCTGCTTCTACTTCAagggttttctttaatttaactTTGTATTCTAGATTCTGTCCCATTAATATGTCAAAGAAGAAAAACTGCCTGATCGTCTCGCAACAATATTTAATACCTATTCTTGATACACTGTAAAAACTAGGCCCAGAAGGATAGTGTTTTTAACATGACCAAGCATACCTATCTCAAACCACAGCCAACGTCGAAATCAATGGTGAAATATCAGAAGTATTCCTATTAATATCAAGAAGGAAACAAGAATGGCCCTGACTGAAGTTCCGCATGTTCTAGTCAATGCAAGGAGGGAAGAAATAGAagctaaaactattaaaaataagaaaaatcaatccATATTTTCAGACAACTGTCTCctcaaaaatacaacaaaagcAAACAGATTATTAGAAATAATGAGCTTGGTGAAGTAAGCTTGCTAATGAGcttgctaaaataaaattaacatataaaaacaAGTATTCCTGTATGCCAGCAATAATGCCTAGAACACAGATTGAGGGGAAAGTTCACCATAACCTACAAAACGTGCTGCGTTGTAAAACACAACCCAGCCACAGACACCCGTATTAGGAAATCTCCCAAACCTGCAGACAGGAAATACTCCACGCTCCAGGAGGAAGCCAGGCCATCTACAAATGAGGAGGCCTGCTTTCATATTTTAAGCTGTGTTAACACTCCCGAGGAAAGAGCTCACAGTGATATGAATGGAAAATAGTCTCTGATTTTGACTAAACTAATGGAAGAGTCCACTTCGCAGAAGGAACGCTGTGAGATGTAGAAGCTTTCCAGTGACGGGCTCAGGGAGGTCTATCTGCAGGGAGCCAACTGCCAACACAGGGAAGCACTTCCCATTCCAACAGATCACATACCACCAGCGTGCGCAGACACAACGTGCTTGCCGGGGCTCGCGGGTCGAGAGCAGCTTGCAAGTCCCAAACTTTGATTTTCCTAGAACGGAGAATGAGATGGCAATGGGTGGGAAAGTTAACGTTTTACACACTGTCAAGCATTTCCTTGACAAAAAGGAGTGCATTTGAACTGCCTATTTTAAAAGCTAGTGGGCAATCTGCTGATGTTTTGACAAGGTATTTAAACCAATTACACTTGCTTTGGAAGAAATAAGGACCTACACATTCTCCGAATTGCTGAAATGGTGAAGAACTATTATTTGAGGGGATACAAGAAAACAACTTCATGTTATCTCAATTCAATTCCTGACTTGATAATCTGTGTCACCAAATTCATTCATCAGGGGGCTCTCTAGGGCTGAGTAGGTGCCGCTGACAGAAGCTAGGGCTCTTGGTGAAATTCCAAGGATACCTTTCTCCAAACTAAGCAAACGCTGAAAGTTAATAATAGGAGTATGAACAGACCAACTAACTCAGTGAAGTATATATAAGGTCATCTTGAAAGGTTTATGGTTGccatttgctcattttaaaagtcATGAGGCTTTTTAAAGAGGATGTGTTCAATCTAccaaaaggggaaaataaatttatcattgaactcaccatacacacacaaaaaagcctgGTTTAATTTAGGGCTGGGACAAAGAACTGAATTTCCGCACAGCCTAAGCTACTCCCTTCAGTTTATGATAATGGTTAAAAGCATAAGCTTAGTTCATCCTTCTGGGCCTGAGTGTCCCCACACATCAAGTGGTGTCACACCCGCCATCCACTATCACGAAGGAAATAGAACACCCAGCACGGGGCCCGGCAATACACGGCTGCTTCATAAGCAGTACTTCCTGTTCCTCTTCAAATAGTTGTGGCTGTGCCATTTGAAAATCTGAAACACATACCCATCATAGGCCCCGCTGACAATCCTCTTGTTATCAAACCGGATGCATCGGACCAATTCTTCATGTCCCTCAAGGACTCTCAAACAGGCGCCACATTCAATGTCCCACAGCCTTCAGTGAAAAACAGAGCTCTGTGAGCCAGCCTCGCACATGACCACACTACCCACACATCTTCACCATCCTGGGAGCACGTATTTCTGTTTCATTCCTGCCACATTACACACATTCAAAGACGCATGTGTGTATCTTATTCAGGTATTTTTTAAGAACTTGGGAAGAGGCCTTACTTTTCacttgaaacttttaaaaaccatgttgttattatttaaataagaCCAACAAACAagaaatatcaattatatttAGTTCCCAGGCATTCTAGTAAAGTCTGAATGGATGAAACCAAGGAGTCAAATGATCTGGGAAGGATTTTTCTGAGGGAGATGAGGATTGTAGGCTGTAAAGAAGAGGCATATGGGTGTAGGGGAGATGAGAGAGATGGCCCAGGGGGTAGGCTTCCAAGCCAGGCACTTGGAGCCTGGAGGCCATGAGGCCCGCTGTGATTAGGACCAGTGGACCAGCTGGTGGTCTCATCTCCCAATTAGCTTACGGACATCCCCTTCCTATGACAGACTGCAACCTCGGGCTACCCAGAGCACAGCGGGGATCTCTTACTGGGTCCATGTCTTAGAAACACGAACCCACTGACTACATACAGCCCTTTTCTCTATACGATTTATGTAGCAATTCTGGAAATAGagttttttttctattatcaTTGATATGTCTACATTATTtgcaaaaaagaaatcacagtaaACTAATAtgcacaaacaaagctagcaaaTCTATACTGCTGTTTTCTTAGCCTCCAGCAGTAGAGCCCAGTAGCTCCTGTCACACATCCAATGACTATTCTATCCTAAGCAACAGCTCTCCACCATCAGTGAGGGTGGCTTCCTAATCTACTGTGAAGACAGCCAGTCAGCACTGCCCCTATGACTCCAGAGGTTCCCTTCCTTAAACTAGACAGCAATGCACATTATTATTTTGCAAAAGCTAAGAGATTCCAATGAGGAAGTTATAGATTGTTTATTGCTGAAACATTACATAATGCAAAGCACAGAGAATGCAACAGAACGAAGATTCAAATTCTCAACGGACTTTTATGATATCTTCACATTTAAAATGGTAAAGAAAACTCTTGGCAGTTATAGCTATATTGTAtctgctttcattctttttttaaaaaataatcttgaacCGAATCCGTATTTTGCTCAAACAGCCAATTTGTTTATAAAACTTACTAGCAGATGTTGGGATGGTGGAAAAAAGACCTGGGATAATTAAGTAGATATTTGAGGAAAGTTTTTAATACAATAAAAAGTATTTAAGGATAGGCATatttattagaaagaaagaacaacGAACCTTGGGGAGAAAAAAGGGAGATAAACGACTAAGCAGGAATTGATGACACTCCCATCTgctggggagagaggcaggagcTCACAGGTGAGGGAAGCAGGGCATCAGGCGGGAGCATGCTCTGTTCTGAGGCATTTGGGCCGTAAGCGATTTTGGGTGGAGGTGAGGCTGTAAAACCCTGTGCACTGGGGAGTCTTGCAGGAACACCCAGGACATACACAATCCGCCCACTTTAGTACGCAGAGCCAGATACACGTAGAAAAATACCTGAAGCTTGCTTATCAGAAGCAGCCCCCAAACCAAGTCTGCTGAGCATCAGGACTGAGAGACGTGAGCCCACCGGCTCGGCACAGCCGCTTCCACCCACCTTATGGTATTGTCTGATGACCCACTGACAACCAGCCGGTCCCGGTACTGGAGGCAGGCAATGCCACGCTTGTGCCCGTTCAGAGTGCGGACAAACTCACAGGTGCTCGTGCTCCAGACCTGCAGGCAATTAGCAATACTGTCAAGAATGGATGCAGAAAAGCTCTCGACAAGATACCTTAAAACACAAGCAGAGCTGCTAAGAACGACCAAAACACTTGATTAGGAAATATGCTGTGGGGGCTGGGGAACAGACTGGACAGCATTACATTCTCTCAGCTGTGGAGGGACAGAACTGGAATGAGGGAGCTGTGGAGTCTCCAAACCTTGAGATCTTCTCAAAGAGAACTTCTCCTGGAGGCTTCCAACATCCATTTGCCTACAGGGAAGGGTTTGGGccagattttatgtttttacGCCAGCTGACATGTCAAACCCAATGTAACTGATGTGAAAAGGCTTCACCTTTCACATTCTCCTCTTTTCCAGCAGTTTCTCAAACAGCTCCATTTGTTTTGACACACCACTGCTAATATTATGTATGTGAAATAAACAATCCCCCTTTTGTGAAGCTGTCTGCAAGACTCAGATGTCCACAAACACACTTAACACAGGCCAAATGAGATGCAAAGCAGCCAATGTGCCCTGAACTATTTTATTAGCTGCATCTGCAGTTGAACGGGACGACTAGCTATCCAGAGGCAAAAGGGTGAAGTGGAATCCCCATGTCACACCGTATCCAAAAATTTACTTCATCATGGATCAACGACCTAAATGAAGGAACTGAAACTATAACCCTCAGAAGAAACAAGAGTAAATCTCTGTGGCCTTGTGCTAGGCAACTTCTCAGATATGACAGTAAAAGTacaagtaacaacaacaaattggTAAACTGAATTTCATCAAAGTTAAAAGTGTTTCAAAGGAcgctatcaagaaagtgaaaacatgggcttccctgcttccactttcttccagtggttaagaatccaccttgcaatgcaagggacaccgcCCTGATCGTTGGTTGGGGAACACCCCACGGCCCACGGAGCGACACGGCCCGTGcaccagagcctgtgctctgcaacgagagcagccaccacaataagaagcctgtgcaacgcaacaaagagtagctcctgcttatggcaactagagaaactccacgtgcagcaaccaagactgcccccatagccaaaaaataaaataaattaaaaaattttaaactttatctgataagggacttgtaaccagaatatgcaaagaacttttgcaactgaataataaaaagacaaataatctaAGCTTTGAAATGAGCAAAAGATTTAAGTAGATGTTTCTTCAAAGAACTTATAAAAATGGTCAATAAGTCcatgaacagatgctcaacatcattagtcattaggaaaatggaaagcaaaactgCAGATATACTACTACTAAACACCTTCTAGGATGGCTATGataaaaagacacacacatacacacgcacaagTGTTAGTGAGGACGTGGCGAAATATCTGGGCTGATATTATGCAATCTGTTTTATAATAGGGCCCAAACCCTCTTGGCTTGCAGACACGGGTCTTGCACAAATTGGTCTGATTGAGTGATGAGTGAGTTGCCACAAATCCTAGTTTTTCAGCTTCCAGGCTATCCAATCTGAAGTTTGATGGAATCTAGTCTTGATGTGTGGAACTAGATACTAGAATGCTGGCCAGTATAGGTCATAAAAGGAAGGCTTCTGatgcagtcattttggaaaacagtttgacaattCCTCAAAATGTTCAACACAGTTACCATCCCaagacaattaaaaatatatgtacttgCAAAAAATCTGTACACAAATAtttatggcagcattatttataatagataGAATGCGTAAACAATCAAAATATTCATGaaccaatgaatgaataaaaatgtggaCCATCCACACACAGAATTTCATTTAGTCATCACAAGGGGTGAAGCACTGATGCATGCTGCAAAgtacatggatgaaccctgaaaataCTACACGCAGTGAAAGAGGCCAGGCACAAAAAGCCACACGTAATATACGGTGACATTTACCTTAAACATCTAAAATAGGCAGATCcacagacagaaagtagattaccAGGGATCAGAGGAAGAGAATAGCAGTTGACTGCTAACAGGCATGAGGTTTTTACGgagagtgatgaaaatattctgaaactaGTGAGAGTCAAACACCACTATGAATATACTAAATCACTGAATGgtatgctttaaaataataaatcttatggtatgtgaattatatctcaataaggctgctgtaagaataaaaggaaagctAAACGTTTTAAGGTTCACAAGGTACTGGAATCAGCACTGCATTCACCACGTCCGATGGATCACCCAGGACCGCTGCTTATCACGTCTGCCTCACACCACATGCTGAGCTCCTTGGAGGCAGGGGCGTGTCTTGCCCAACACTGCATCTTCAGCACCAAGCCCAAGGTTGATGATACGTCAGGCTCTCAAGGTTAGGTGAATAAATCAAACttcagctctgccactgactagCTGTGTGGTGGTCTCCAGCCCAGCCCATCTGTAACACGTGGCTCAACAAGAGTGCTAAGAGGGCGGTGTGAGGCAGTGATGGGAAGCATCCACGCACGACACACGTCCCGCAGGGAGTTCTCTTCCCATGAAAAGGCCATCAGCAGTAACAATCTCCTTTCATGAGACAGAGGACTGCCAGTGACCCTCTTCTCAGACCTTGCCTATGACTCTAGAAACAAAGACTGAGCGTGCCTTGACGTCTCACAAGCACAAATGGAGGAGAATCGAGATCTTGCCAGATGTGAGGCTGGTATAAGCCACAGCGGCTTTCTCTATGTGCAGAAGGGATGGGAATAAACAGAGTTCTGACTGTGGACACACTCACTTTGATGGTCCTGTCCCCAGAGGCGGACACTATGTACTTGTCGTCAAAGTCCACGACGTTGACTGCAGCCCGGTGGCCGACAAGGACCCGGCGCAGAGTGATGTCGGTGGCAGAGGCCATGTCCCACACGGCGATGGAGCGGTCCTTGGAGCAGGTCACCATCAGCCCGTTGCTGAAGCGCAAGTGGAGCACGGCCTCGTTGTGGTGGATCAACGTGTTCAGAACTTCGCCTGTGTTCAcatcccagactctagagcagaACAGAAGAGCACAATGCTTAATTACTGAGACAACCAGGAAAAgactccagagtctgtgctctgggcCCACTGTTAGTACTAACCCTAACAGCAGGAGGGGGAAGTGTGGACTTCACACGTATTTGGTGACTGGGACCTGCTTAAAAGGAGCCCCCGGAAGCAATTTTTCTATCTGCAAAGAAATGTGCAGATGGTTTCAAAAAGGTCAATTCTGCCCAGGTATTCAGGGATGGTGTTTGCAGGCTTGTGTTGGTGACAAAAAAATGATTCAAGAAATCATTGGGCTTTGCAATGAGCCCAAGATGACAGAGAAGATGGCCTGGTGGCTGGGTTTCAAGCATGAGGTTCTTTATGACCTTTGGAAAGCTTCTGAGTCTATTATGTATCCACTGCAAACTGGAGACTGTAAGTCATGGTGTCTCCTCAATTACACACCAGTCTGTTTACCCGACCACTTTATGGACAAAGTCAGTGTCTCCAGCTCCTTGGGTTCTTAGGGGCAATCCGTCACATCATAACTTTTCtgtaaccccaaactcctaaggGTACAAGTTCAcgtggaggagaggaggaagattCACACTTCTGGAGCTGAGACATGATCTGTGTCAGCAGGAGCAGCCTGAAGCCCTGAGTCAGGCAAAGGATATAGGCGTGCTGGTGACTATCTCTATCTCTTAGGTGTGCCTGTAAAACAACCCTCTTCAAGTCTCTGACTCACCCTAGGAGAGGcatttcctttcctccacacGGCAGGCCTTTCTCCAGCTACCAGCAGTCCAGCTGAGGCTGTACCGTATTATCTCTAGGCTCTGGTGAACTCATCACTATACCAAAATCCAAAACTATTTGGAGTGAAAAATGTCCTTGTCCCAGGGGTTTAGGAGTAGATCCAAGTAAGGTTTCCTTTCTACTCTCAATCCCAACCAGCAATCTTAGCTTCCCTTCTACTACAGAACACTGCCACTTCTGTCTTCATCACCTGGGCCTTGTGACAGCATCTGAGAACTGGAGTCTCCACTACTGGAAAAGCTACATATCAACACAGTCTTGAATGACAAAACGCAAGGCTCAAAATTAACTATGTGTGTAAATTATTtgcctctctggcctcagtttcccaaaaCTACACCTATATAAAAGAAGATACTATTTACCTATTTGGAAAGGTTTCTGTGAGAATTCAACAGGAAAACATCATACAAAATATCTGGCACATTATTTGGCACATTATTAAGAGTGCTGCAAATAGCTGTCTCTGATTCTTTCTAGTATCCATAGGTTACTACCCATCACACTCCTACAACACCCCACCTCCTTCCTCTACCCTCTGGAGCATGGTCTCCGGGGAAAAGCTAGCTTGATACGAGGTAATGTGCTTTTACAGGAAAGCAGGTGCCATCTCTGTAACGTATGGTAATGGGAATAGGACCTGCTTAACAAAGTTAGCTCTCCTATCTATTTTGCTCTAATGCAGCTACACCAAAAGTGGTTTTTAAATAGAGCATACAAAAACATATACACGGTATGTGTGTACTTTATTGCAGAAGAAGGTATGAACCTCAGTCTTCTCATGGAAGGTATACAAGTTCAGACTAGTGAAGCCATATCCTCACCTCACTGTGGAGTCCGAAGAGCCAGTCACAATGACACGTTCATCATACTGGAGACAAAGGACAGAGCCAGTGTGGCCCGTTAACACTTTCAAACATTCCAAGCTGGTTTTATCCCAAATCTATTGAGACAAGATCAACCACAAACAGTAATTTAGTATATCACATTCTGATACATGTTCTTATCTCACCTTATTTTCTGAATCATAAAACAAGACAAAGCTGTGTTCCAGTACATAAGAGCAATGAACATCCAACAGGTGGTAAATGACGAGGGGGAAGAGGCAGTACTGAACGACTTCCACGACAGATGGACCATTCTGTTGACTCTGTCCCCGTTACTACTGTGTCCATTATACTCAGCAGCCttataaagagaatttttaaataaactctgcAAAAAGAGTTGGCTCACCCTCTGGAAAACAATATGACAGTATCTATTAAGAGTCTTTAAGAACGCACACCCTTTAACCCATGACATTGTTTAcgaaaaatttaaaatgaaaaatgttcagcatcttacaaaaaatttcacagtaaattatggagagtttttaatgagaaaatacacTGTTTTATTAAGTTATGTTTTTCGAAAAACCAGACTAAAAGTCATCCACGTAGTGACATAAATACTAAGTATGTtttaaagcaaagattaaaaggaAGTAAAATGGTGACAGTTGGCTCTATACTCTGAGTGttgtttttctcccttcttttgatCTTTCCAGTGGTTTCCAAGTTTTTGAGACTGTTCACAAATAATGGGAACGATGGGAAGTGATTTTCTTCAAAGACTGTATTGTTAAAAATAGATTCTTGTGGACCtatttcttggggcttccctggtggttcagattgtaaagaatctgcctgcaatgcaggagacctgggttcgattcctgggtcaggaagatctcctggaaaagggaatggctacccactcccttacctggggaattccacggatggaggagcctggcgggctacaatccacgaggtcacaaagagtcagacacgactgagtgactgattagCACTTTCACCTCTTTCTTCCCTTGTAAAAATACTATCATAATTTGCAGTGTTCCTAAAGTGAACTACAAATGGCCAATGCAAATTAGGATAGTATGTTCTCACAAAAACATGCATGCATATGTTCATAGTGGCTCTCTC
The sequence above is a segment of the Bos indicus isolate NIAB-ARS_2022 breed Sahiwal x Tharparkar chromosome 20, NIAB-ARS_B.indTharparkar_mat_pri_1.0, whole genome shotgun sequence genome. Coding sequences within it:
- the FBXW11 gene encoding F-box/WD repeat-containing protein 11 isoform X2, whose translation is MEPDSVIEDKTIELMCSVPRSLWLGCANLVESMCALSCLQSMPSVRCLQISNGTSSVIVSRKRPSEGNYQKEKDLCIKYFDQWSESDQVEFVEHLISRMCHYQHGHINSYLKPMLQRDFITALPEQGLDHIAENILSYLDARSLCAAELVCKEWQRVISEGMLWKKLIERMVRTDPLWKGLSERRGWDQYLFKNRPTDGPPNSFYRSLYPKIIQDIETIESNWRCGRHNLQRIQCRSENSKGVYCLQYDDEKIISGLRDNSIKIWDKTSLECLKVLTGHTGSVLCLQYDERVIVTGSSDSTVRVWDVNTGEVLNTLIHHNEAVLHLRFSNGLMVTCSKDRSIAVWDMASATDITLRRVLVGHRAAVNVVDFDDKYIVSASGDRTIKVWSTSTCEFVRTLNGHKRGIACLQYRDRLVVSGSSDNTIRLWDIECGACLRVLEGHEELVRCIRFDNKRIVSGAYDGKIKVWDLQAALDPRAPASTLCLRTLVEHSGRVFRLQFDEFQIISSSHDDTILIWDFLNVPPSAQNETRSPSRTYTYISR
- the FBXW11 gene encoding F-box/WD repeat-containing protein 11 isoform X5, whose translation is MEPDSVIEDKTIELMISNGTSSVIVSRKRPSEGNYQKEKDLCIKYFDQWSESDQVEFVEHLISRMCHYQHGHINSYLKPMLQRDFITALPEQGLDHIAENILSYLDARSLCAAELVCKEWQRVISEGMLWKKLIERMVRTDPLWKGLSERRGWDQYLFKNRPTDGPPNSFYRSLYPKIIQDIETIESNWRCGRHNLQRIQCRSENSKGVYCLQYDDEKIISGLRDNSIKIWDKTSLECLKVLTGHTGSVLCLQYDERVIVTGSSDSTVRVWDVNTGEVLNTLIHHNEAVLHLRFSNGLMVTCSKDRSIAVWDMASATDITLRRVLVGHRAAVNVVDFDDKYIVSASGDRTIKVWSTSTCEFVRTLNGHKRGIACLQYRDRLVVSGSSDNTIRLWDIECGACLRVLEGHEELVRCIRFDNKRIVSGAYDGKIKVWDLQAALDPRAPASTLCLRTLVEHSGRVFRLQFDEFQIISSSHDDTILIWDFLNVPPSAQNETRSPSRTYTYISR
- the FBXW11 gene encoding F-box/WD repeat-containing protein 11 isoform X3 is translated as MEPDSVIEDKTIELMNTSVMEDQNEDESPKKSTLWQISNGTSSVIVSRKRPSEGNYQKEKDLCIKYFDQWSESDQVEFVEHLISRMCHYQHGHINSYLKPMLQRDFITALPEQGLDHIAENILSYLDARSLCAAELVCKEWQRVISEGMLWKKLIERMVRTDPLWKGLSERRGWDQYLFKNRPTDGPPNSFYRSLYPKIIQDIETIESNWRCGRHNLQRIQCRSENSKGVYCLQYDDEKIISGLRDNSIKIWDKTSLECLKVLTGHTGSVLCLQYDERVIVTGSSDSTVRVWDVNTGEVLNTLIHHNEAVLHLRFSNGLMVTCSKDRSIAVWDMASATDITLRRVLVGHRAAVNVVDFDDKYIVSASGDRTIKVWSTSTCEFVRTLNGHKRGIACLQYRDRLVVSGSSDNTIRLWDIECGACLRVLEGHEELVRCIRFDNKRIVSGAYDGKIKVWDLQAALDPRAPASTLCLRTLVEHSGRVFRLQFDEFQIISSSHDDTILIWDFLNVPPSAQNETRSPSRTYTYISR
- the FBXW11 gene encoding F-box/WD repeat-containing protein 11 isoform X4, coding for MEDQNEDESPKKSTLWQISNGTSSVIVSRKRPSEGNYQKEKDLCIKYFDQWSESDQVEFVEHLISRMCHYQHGHINSYLKPMLQRDFITALPEQGLDHIAENILSYLDARSLCAAELVCKEWQRVISEGMLWKKLIERMVRTDPLWKGLSERRGWDQYLFKNRPTDGPPNSFYRSLYPKIIQDIETIESNWRCGRHNLQRIQCRSENSKGVYCLQYDDEKIISGLRDNSIKIWDKTSLECLKVLTGHTGSVLCLQYDERVIVTGSSDSTVRVWDVNTGEVLNTLIHHNEAVLHLRFSNGLMVTCSKDRSIAVWDMASATDITLRRVLVGHRAAVNVVDFDDKYIVSASGDRTIKVWSTSTCEFVRTLNGHKRGIACLQYRDRLVVSGSSDNTIRLWDIECGACLRVLEGHEELVRCIRFDNKRIVSGAYDGKIKVWDLQAALDPRAPASTLCLRTLVEHSGRVFRLQFDEFQIISSSHDDTILIWDFLNVPPSAQNETRSPSRTYTYISR